A window from Cygnus olor isolate bCygOlo1 chromosome 13, bCygOlo1.pri.v2, whole genome shotgun sequence encodes these proteins:
- the AGTR2 gene encoding type-2 angiotensin II receptor: MQSNYSVVITTRETLQVLYTMLANSSAALRSLPPCPLASSDYQFSLIPAFFSVVFVLGLVGNSIVVVVLCRHSSPKTVANIYIFNLAVADLLCLATLPFWATYYSQRYNWLFGSLMCKISSSVLCLNMFASTFFVTCMSVDRYHAIVHPIRSQRRTPQQAYFIAMVVWGLACLSSLPTFYFRDTRYIKSLGVKACIMAFPHENYAKWSVGTAFLKNALGFFIPLTVITTCYIWIRRHLLKAQEFGKNKQKMDKVLKLVAAVVVAFLICWLPFHILTFLDALAHMNIINNCDVTGIIDTALPFGICMAFANSCINPLLYCFIGNQFQEKLHRLFKRRVYQFNSQQESSSLRKASCFRDTETPVGRERGPESLL, encoded by the coding sequence ATGCAGAGCAACTACTCTGTGGTCATCACCACCAGAGAAACTCTCCAAGTCCTCTATACAATGCTGGCAAACTCATCGGCTGCATTGCgctctctgcctccctgcccacTTGCCTCTTCAGATTACCAGTTTTCATTAATTCCAGCATTTTTCTCCGTGGTTTTTGTTCTGGGTTTGGTTGGAAACAGCATAGTGGTTGTGGTGCTCTGTCGTCACAGTAGCCCCAAAACAGTTGCTAATATCTACATTTTCAACTTGGCCGTGGCAGACTTGCTGTGCCTCGCCACGCTTCCCTTCTGGGCTACCTATTACTCACAGAGGTACAACTGGCTCTTTGGATCTCTCATGTGCAAAATCTCCAGTTCTGTCCTGTGCCTCAACATGTTTGCAAGCACATTTTTCGTTACATGCATGAGTGTGGACCGGTACCATGCTATTGTCCATCCTATTCGCTCTCAAAGAAGAACTCCACAACAGGCCTATTTTATAGCAATGGTTGTGTGGGGCCTTGCCTGTTTGTCCTCCCTTCCGACTTTTTATTTCCGTGACACACGCTACATTAAAAGTTTGGGGGTGAAAGCTTGCATTATGGCATTTCCTCATGAGAATTATGCGAAATGGTCTGTGGGAACAGCCTTCCTCAAAAATGCACTCGGCTTCTTCATCCCCTTGACAGTGATCACAACATGCTACATCTGGATCAGGAGGCACTTGCTAAAAGCACAGGAGTTtgggaaaaacaagcagaagatgGACAAAGTCCTCAAGCTGGTGGCTGCTGTTGTTGTGGCCTTCTTAATTTGCTGGCTCCCATTCCACATTTTAACCTTTTTGGATGCCCTGGCTCATATGAACATTATTAACAACTGTGATGTGACAGGGATCATCGACACAGCACTGCCGTTTGGCATCTGCATGGCATTTGCCAACAGCTGCATCAACCCTTTGCTGTACTGTTTTATTGGGAACCAGTTTCAGGAGAAGCTCCATCGCTTGTTTAAGCGACGAGTTTATCAGTTCAACAGCCAACAAGAGAGTTCTTCTTTGAGGAAAGCGAGCTGCTTCAGAGACACTGAGACCCCtgtgggcagggagaggggccCTGAGTCCTTGCTGTAG
- the LOC121077109 gene encoding nyctalopin-like: protein MCKCAPEEIIHCNRAGLRSLPGEIAASTVSLNLSNNYLRILTTNTFRNLTFLHSLWLDGNNLTFLSPGTFHALSKLQELHLSRNSRLTYLHANTFRGLLNLISLDLSHCNIFEIHPLLFSHLPSLERLDLASNNMRYVPQAFRNLSSLMRLSLEGNHIEAIGRDSLKDLETLYDLNLRKNRIWIIQNGAFTKLPRLGVLNLGHNFIGDLPNQLFNGLIQLKTMHLEANRITAIDCTFRHLLNLRNLYLNNNQISSISDSAFSYLSKLHFLHLSKNNLSSLPIHLFTELPKLKYVFLSHNPWKCDCKMFWFLQWTATYRGALEGLHCAFPGHHNMTVLNVPHPGDQTECMAPPELVSGDKCGAAGTSMAAGPPAPPNKVFLLVVICHMWYFARR, encoded by the coding sequence ATGTGCAAATGTGCACCTGAAGAGATTATCCACTGTAACAGAGCTGGACTGAGATCCCTCCCTGGAGAAATAGCAGCATCCACTGTCTCTCTAAACCTTTCCAATAACTATTTGCGGATTCTTACCACCAACACATTCAGAAACCTGACTTTCCTCCACAGCCTCTGGCTGGATGGAAACAATCTGACTTTCCTGTCCCCGGGGACTTTCCATGCTCTCAGCAAGCTGCAAGAGCTGCACCTCAGCAGGAACTCGCGCCTCACTTACCTGCATGCAAACACCTTCAGAGGACTATTAAACCTCATCAGCCTGGACTTGTCTCATTGCAATATCTTTGAAATCCATCCACTTCTATTTTCACACCTGCCCTCTTTAGAAAGACTTGACTTAGCCTCCAATAATATGCGCTATGTCCCACAAGCCTTTAGGAATCTCTCCAGCCTTATGAGGCTGTCCCTGGAGGGCAATCACATAGAAGCCATTGGCAGAGATTCCCTGAAGGACCTGGAAACCCTGTATGATCTGAATCTCAGGAAGAACCGGATATGGATTATTCAGAATGGTGCTTTTACAAAGCTTCCCAGATTGGGAGTGTTAAATTTAGGACACAATTTCATTGGTGATTTGCCTAATCAGCTTTTCAACGGGTTGATCCAGCTCAAGACTATGCACCTTGAAGCCAACAGAATCACTGCTATTGACTGCACCTTCAGACATCTGCTTAACTTGAGAAACTTGTACCTGAACAACAACCAAATATCCTCTATTTCGGACTCCGCTTTCTCCTACTTAAGCAAACTGCATTTCCTCCACCTGAGTAAGAACAACCTCAGCTCCCTTCCGATCCACTTGTTCACAGAACTGCCGAAACTGAAGTATGTGTTTTTATCTCACAACCCCTGGAAGTGCGACTGCaagatgttttggtttttgcAGTGGACAGCAACGTACAGGGGAGCACTCGAAGGGCTGCACTGTGCCTTCCCGGGCCATCACAACATGACAGTGCTCAATGTCCCTCATCCAGGGGACCAGACAGAGTGCATGGCACCACCTGAGCTGGTGAGCGGGGACAAGTGTGGGGCAGCTGGTACCAGCATGGCTGCTGGGCCTCCTGCTCCCCCTAACAAGGTCTTCCTGCTGGTAGTCATCTGCCACATGTGGTATTTTGCAAGGCGATAG
- the PLS3 gene encoding plastin-3 isoform X2: MAITTQISKDELEELKEAFAKVDLNSNGFICDYELHELFKEANLPLPGYKVREIIQKLMIDSDKNKDGKISFEEFVYIFQEVKSSDIAKTFRKAINRKEGICAIGGTSELSSEGTQHSYSEEEKYAFVNWINKALENDPDCRHVIPMNPNTDDLFKAVGDGIVLCKMINLSVPDTIDERAINKKKLTPFIIQENLNLALNSASAIGCHVVNIGAEDLREGKPHLVLGLLWQIIKIGLFADIELSRNEALAALLRDGENLEDLMKLSPEELLLRWANFHLENAGWHKINNFSSDIKDSRAYFHLLNQIAPKGQKEGEPQIDINMSGFNEKDDLRRAEYMLQQADRLGCRQFVTPADVVSGNPKLNLAFVANLFNKYPALTKPENQDIDWTLLEGETREERTFRNWMNSLGVNPHVNHLYGDLQDALVILQLYEKIKVPVDWNKVNKPPYPKLGANMKKLENCNYAVDLGKHPAKFSLVGIGGQDLNDGNPTLTLALVWQLMRRYTLNVLEDLGDGQKANDDIIVSWVNRTLKEAGKSTSIQNFKVQVPLLQQKKAQAYKWI; this comes from the exons ATGGCCATCACCACGCAAATCTCAAAAGATGAGCTGGAAGAACTCAAGGAGGCCTTTGCCAAAGTCG ACCTCAACAGCAATGGGTTCATCTGCGACTACGAGCTGCACGAGCTCTTCAAGGAAGCCAACCTGCCTCTTCCTGGGTACAAAGTGAGAGAGATCATCCAGAAGCTCATGATCGACAGTGACAAGAATAAAGATGGGAAGATTAGTTTTGAAGAATTTGTCTAT ATTTTCCAAGAGGTGAAAAGCAGCGATATTGctaaaactttcagaaaagcaattaaCAGAAAGGAGGGAATCTGTGCGATCGGGGGCACCTCGGAGCTCTCCAGTGAAGGGACCCAGCACTCTTACTCAG aggaagaaaaatatgccTTTGTAAACTGGATAAACAAAGCCCTGGAAAATGATCCTGACTGTAGGCACGTTATTCCAATGAACCCAAATACAGATGACCTGTTCAAAGCTGTGGGAGATGGGATTGTGCTATG CAAAATGATCAATCTTTCTGTTCCGGACACAATTGATGAAAGAGCgattaacaaaaagaaactcACACCATTCATAATTCAG GAGAACCTGAACCTGGCGCTGAATTCTGCATCTGCCATCGGTTGCCATGTTGTCAATATTGGTGCAGAGGACTTGAGGGAAGGGAAACCCCACCTGGTTCTTGGGCTTCTCTGGCAGATCATTAAGATTGGCTTGTTTGCGGACATTGAGCTCAGCAGAAATGAAG cactgGCTGCCTTACTTCGTGATGGTGAAAATCTGGAGGACCTTATGAAACTGTCCCCAGAAGAGCTGCTCCTAAGATGGGCCAACTTCCACTTGGAAAATGCAGGCTGGCACAAAATCAATAACTTCAGCTCGGATATCAAG GATTCTAGAGCTTATTTCCACCTTCTCAATCAAATTGCACCTAAAGGGCAGAAAGAAGGAGAGCCTCAGATCGATATTAACATGTCAGGTTTCAAT GAGAAGGACGACTTGCGAAGAGCAGAGTACATGCTTCAGCAGGCAGACCGGCTCGGGTGCCGGCAGTTTGTCACGCCGGCTGATGTGGTCAGTGGCAATCCCAAACTGAATCTGGCCTTTGTTGCAAACCTGTTCAACAAGTACCCAGCACTTACCAAGCCTGAAAACCAGGACATTGACTGGACTCTACTAGAAG gAGAGACCCGTGAGGAACGGACTTTCCGTAACTGGATGAACTCCCTTGGTGTGAACCCCCATGTAAATCACCTCTACGG tgATCTCCAAGATGCACTGGTAATACTGCAATTATATGAAAAGATCAAAGTTCCTGTTGACTGGAATAAGGTTAACAAACCTCCATACCCTAAGCTGGGAGCAAATATGAAAAAG CTAGAAAACTGTAACTATGCTGTAGACCTGGGAAAGCATCCAGCCAAATTCTCCCTGGTTGGCATTGGAGGGCAGGATCTGAACGACGGAAACCCAACGTTGACACTAGCCTTAGTCTGGCAGTTGATGAGAAG GTACACGCTGAACGTCCTTGAGGACCTGGGTGACGGTCAGAAAGCCAACGATGACATTATAGTCAGCTGGGTAAACCGGACCCTGAAAGAAGCTGGCAAGTCCACCTCCATCCAGAACTTCAAGGTGCAAGTTCCCCTCttgcaacagaaaaaagcacaagCTTACAAGTGGATTTAA
- the PLS3 gene encoding plastin-3 isoform X1, producing MAITTQISKDELEELKEAFAKVDLNSNGFICDYELHELFKEANLPLPGYKVREIIQKLMIDSDKNKDGKISFEEFVYIFQEVKSSDIAKTFRKAINRKEGICAIGGTSELSSEGTQHSYSEEEKYAFVNWINKALENDPDCRHVIPMNPNTDDLFKAVGDGIVLCKMINLSVPDTIDERAINKKKLTPFIIQENLNLALNSASAIGCHVVNIGAEDLREGKPHLVLGLLWQIIKIGLFADIELSRNEALAALLRDGENLEDLMKLSPEELLLRWANFHLENAGWHKINNFSSDIKDSRAYFHLLNQIAPKGQKEGEPQIDINMSGFNEKDDLRRAEYMLQQADRLGCRQFVTPADVVSGNPKLNLAFVANLFNKYPALTKPENQDIDWTLLEGETREERTFRNWMNSLGVNPHVNHLYGDLQDALVILQLYEKIKVPVDWNKVNKPPYPKLGANMKKLENCNYAVDLGKHPAKFSLVGIGGQDLNDGNPTLTLALVWQLMRRYTLNVLEDLGDGQKANDDIIVSWVNQTLKEAGKSTSIQNFKDKTISTSLAVVDLIDAIQPGCINYDLVKTGHLSEDDKQNNAKYAVSMARRIGARVYALPEDLVEVKPKMVMTVFACLMGRGMKRV from the exons ATGGCCATCACCACGCAAATCTCAAAAGATGAGCTGGAAGAACTCAAGGAGGCCTTTGCCAAAGTCG ACCTCAACAGCAATGGGTTCATCTGCGACTACGAGCTGCACGAGCTCTTCAAGGAAGCCAACCTGCCTCTTCCTGGGTACAAAGTGAGAGAGATCATCCAGAAGCTCATGATCGACAGTGACAAGAATAAAGATGGGAAGATTAGTTTTGAAGAATTTGTCTAT ATTTTCCAAGAGGTGAAAAGCAGCGATATTGctaaaactttcagaaaagcaattaaCAGAAAGGAGGGAATCTGTGCGATCGGGGGCACCTCGGAGCTCTCCAGTGAAGGGACCCAGCACTCTTACTCAG aggaagaaaaatatgccTTTGTAAACTGGATAAACAAAGCCCTGGAAAATGATCCTGACTGTAGGCACGTTATTCCAATGAACCCAAATACAGATGACCTGTTCAAAGCTGTGGGAGATGGGATTGTGCTATG CAAAATGATCAATCTTTCTGTTCCGGACACAATTGATGAAAGAGCgattaacaaaaagaaactcACACCATTCATAATTCAG GAGAACCTGAACCTGGCGCTGAATTCTGCATCTGCCATCGGTTGCCATGTTGTCAATATTGGTGCAGAGGACTTGAGGGAAGGGAAACCCCACCTGGTTCTTGGGCTTCTCTGGCAGATCATTAAGATTGGCTTGTTTGCGGACATTGAGCTCAGCAGAAATGAAG cactgGCTGCCTTACTTCGTGATGGTGAAAATCTGGAGGACCTTATGAAACTGTCCCCAGAAGAGCTGCTCCTAAGATGGGCCAACTTCCACTTGGAAAATGCAGGCTGGCACAAAATCAATAACTTCAGCTCGGATATCAAG GATTCTAGAGCTTATTTCCACCTTCTCAATCAAATTGCACCTAAAGGGCAGAAAGAAGGAGAGCCTCAGATCGATATTAACATGTCAGGTTTCAAT GAGAAGGACGACTTGCGAAGAGCAGAGTACATGCTTCAGCAGGCAGACCGGCTCGGGTGCCGGCAGTTTGTCACGCCGGCTGATGTGGTCAGTGGCAATCCCAAACTGAATCTGGCCTTTGTTGCAAACCTGTTCAACAAGTACCCAGCACTTACCAAGCCTGAAAACCAGGACATTGACTGGACTCTACTAGAAG gAGAGACCCGTGAGGAACGGACTTTCCGTAACTGGATGAACTCCCTTGGTGTGAACCCCCATGTAAATCACCTCTACGG tgATCTCCAAGATGCACTGGTAATACTGCAATTATATGAAAAGATCAAAGTTCCTGTTGACTGGAATAAGGTTAACAAACCTCCATACCCTAAGCTGGGAGCAAATATGAAAAAG CTAGAAAACTGTAACTATGCTGTAGACCTGGGAAAGCATCCAGCCAAATTCTCCCTGGTTGGCATTGGAGGGCAGGATCTGAACGACGGAAACCCAACGTTGACACTAGCCTTAGTCTGGCAGTTGATGAGAAG GTACACACTGAACGTCCTTGAGGACCTGGGTGATGGTCAGAAAGCCAACGATGACATTATAGTCAGCTGGGTAAACCAGACCCTGAAAGAAGCTGGCAAGTCCACCTCCATCCAGAACTTCAAG GACAAGACTATCAGTACAAGCTTGGCAGTGGTGGATTTAATTGATGCTATACAGCCTGGTTGCATCAACTATGACCTTGTAAAGACTGGTCATCTGTCGGAAGATGACAAACAAAATAATGCTAA GTATGCTGTGTCCATGGCAAGAAGAATTGGTGCCCGAGTCTATGCTCTTCCGGAAGATCTTGTGGAGGTGAAACCGAAGATGGTCATGACCGTGTTTGCCTGCTTGATGGGCAGAGGAATGAAGCGAGTATAA